The genomic window AAGCTCAACATCGAACGGCTGAACAGGGCCTGCGAGGAATCGGAATACATGAGCGTCCTCTGGAGGGACATCTACGAATACCGCAAGAGCGTTCCCAGCCCCTACAGCTCGGCCGAGACGTCGGCGTCGTTCTTTCCCCTCGTGGTATTGCCCGGCAAGAAGGTGGGTATCAATTTCTTCAAGAAGATCAGGGCCGACATCAAAAAGCGCGTCGAGAGCGGCGCGGGAACCCTTTCCGGCGGCGCCCCGGAGAAATACCGCCTCCTCTTCGAGGGTATCCCCTTCTGGTACAAGATGCGGTTCATGTACGACCTGGCGAAATACAACGCCGTGGTGACCTATGAGCCCTACACCTTCTCCTTCGCGCCCCCGAAGCCGGTGGGTAAGGATTACACTGAGACCCTCAGGGACGTGGCCCGCATCATGATGGACCTTCCCTACTCCTATAACCTGGAAAAACGCATCCAGTACTTCGAGCAGGCCGTGCGCGATTTCAAGATCGACGGCGTCATTCTCCACGAAAACCTTTCGTGCCGGCCGTCGAGCACCGGAATGATCGATTTAAAAAACGCCATCCAGGAGGACCTGGGGGTTCCGGTCCTTATCATCCAGTGCGACATGAACGACCCCCGCGCCTATTCGGAGGCGCAGATGAAGACCAGGACCGAAAGCTTCATCGAAGTGATGGAGAAAAACCGGAAGCGATAGGTATTCGTTCTGCCGCCGTTCGACAAACAGGCCTCATGCCGGCCGGCAAAGCCACGGTGTCGGATGCTTTTCCCATATACTGCCCGGTCGTCCCTGAATAACTTTTTTTCTTGCTAAATGAGCTGCCCTGAATTATATTATTCAGATAGTGAAAAGCATAAAAAAAATCGCTCCCGCTTTTCCTGCGGCCCCACCGGGATGGACTATCGTGGCTAAGACCGCCATCCCCGTGATAATAACGCTTTTACTTTTCATCATAACCACCCATGTCGTTTCGATCCCTTCCTTTAAAAGCGCTCTTCTTGAATCCAAAAAGCAGCTCCCCATCGACCTCTCGATGACGGTATTGAGCCTCCTCTCCAATTACGAATCCCGCGTGCGCCTTGGAGAGATATCCCCGGCGGAGGCCAGGAAAAGGGCGATCCTTCGCATAAGGGATCTGCGCTACGGCCCGGAGAACAAATACTATTTCTGGATAAACGATACGACCCCCAGGATGGTCATGCATCCCTATCGTTCGGAACTGGAGGGAAAAGATTTGACGTATTACGCCGATTCCTCGGGCAAGCGCCTCTTCGTTGAGATGGTCGACGTCGCAAAGAAAAATAAATCCGGTTTCGTCGAATATATTTGGCAATGGACCGATAAAACGGACCTTGAGACAAAAAAAATATCATATGTCGTTCTCTTTGAACCATGGCAGTGGATAATCGGCACCGGCGTCTATTACAGGGATGTGGAGCATGTTATCAACGACCTGACGAAAAACATCAACAGGGCCTTCACCGCCATCATTATCATCGTGGCCATGGTTTCGTCCTTCGTAATCATCTAGTCCCTGGTCCGAGAGAAAAAGAGAATGACGGCGGAAGAGAACCTGAGAAAGCTGTTGACCGAGAAAGAGGTATTGATCAAGGAAGTCCACCATCGCGTC from Spirochaetota bacterium includes these protein-coding regions:
- a CDS encoding 2-hydroxyacyl-CoA dehydratase; translated protein: MNQQQATQSTQEAPQVRIDTLPHAKDLKWPMLWYLLVGQLYSMLPWKKTAWTCAGFPVELLWGFDIFPLHPENMATVAAAQKQAQRLIEHAESMGYSRDLCSYCKTNFGAVDTNIKTTLGGIARPDIITCTNTICDTHWKWFQIQAEKLKVSIFVFDCPKIVSGTDERTIEGYINYMVEQFYDFFEFVKKHTGKKLNIERLNRACEESEYMSVLWRDIYEYRKSVPSPYSSAETSASFFPLVVLPGKKVGINFFKKIRADIKKRVESGAGTLSGGAPEKYRLLFEGIPFWYKMRFMYDLAKYNAVVTYEPYTFSFAPPKPVGKDYTETLRDVARIMMDLPYSYNLEKRIQYFEQAVRDFKIDGVILHENLSCRPSSTGMIDLKNAIQEDLGVPVLIIQCDMNDPRAYSEAQMKTRTESFIEVMEKNRKR
- a CDS encoding cache domain-containing protein, with amino-acid sequence MAKTAIPVIITLLLFIITTHVVSIPSFKSALLESKKQLPIDLSMTVLSLLSNYESRVRLGEISPAEARKRAILRIRDLRYGPENKYYFWINDTTPRMVMHPYRSELEGKDLTYYADSSGKRLFVEMVDVAKKNKSGFVEYIWQWTDKTDLETKKISYVVLFEPWQWIIGTGVYYRDVEHVINDLTKNINRAFTAIIIIVAMVSSFVII